AATGTCAAAGCATGTTCTATTATTTCGTCTTCACGCCGTTTTTCTCGAGCCACTTGGCCACATCTTTCGAGAGACTCGAACCGCCGGAATAATGCACCGAAAGGCCCTCGCCGATTTTTGCGTTGGGCGCGAGCTTCGCAATCGCGGTAATGCTCTGGCCAAAGCGCCCACCACCGTGGGAGCAGAACGGCAGAATCCGCTTGCCCGCAAAGTCGTAACTTTCGAGCAAAGTCGCGATAGGCATCGGGATACTCGCCCACCAGTTGGGGTAACCGATGATAATCGTTTCGTAGTCGGCCCACTTCTTTGCGTCGGGCTTTTTCTTGAGGGCAGGGCGCGCCTGTTTGTGCTGATCGTTCTGCGCCTGCTTCAAGACGGTGTTGTAGTCGTCGGAATAGGGTTTCACCAGTTCAAGTTCCACCATGTCGAAACCGGTCTGCTTCTTGATTTCGCGGGCGACACCGCGGGTATTCCCGCTCCAGGAATAGAAAACGATTAGCGCGCGGGAAGCCCCTTTCGTGTTCGACGCCGCCTGCGCCTTTTCGCCCTTAAAGCCCGCCGCTTCTTGGGTCACAAAAGTTCCCTTGACGCCTGCACCCGCATTCATGGCGAGCCTGAGCCCCACATTGTAACTCTTGCTGGATTGCTGCATGGCACCGCGATAGGCGCTGCGGAGGTTCTTGCCGAAATCGTTCCAGCCGCCACCGCGATGCACGCGCCTCGTGCCCGAAGGCTTGCCCGCCGGATCGACCGTCACGCTTGTCGAGCCCGCAGAAACACCGTAATCGCCGTAAAAGTCAAAGCACCATTCGCCCACGTTCCCGTAAATGTCGTATAGCCCGAAGGGATTGGGCTTGAATTTGCCCACGGGGAGCGTGTTCCCGCGGTAAACACCGGGACGTGTTTCCAGAACCTCGTCGTTGAAATAGTTCTGCTCAATTTGATACGGATAATGCCCGTAAAAATTCACGTCGTCGGCACCGGGAGCCTTCTTTGTGTAGAACGGCGTGGTCGTGCCGCCCCGGGCCGCGTATTCCCATTCCGCTTCGGTGGGGAGCCTGTAGCCGTTCGCCTCGCGATTCCAGCTGACCGCATCGCCTTCGATAGCGTAAACGGGAGTGCGTCCGTCGCGTTCGCTTAACTTGTTGCAAAAACGAACCGCATCAAGCCACGTGATGTTTTCGACAGGCAAATCGTCACCCTTGAAACTGGAAGGATTTTCGCCCGTCACCTCGCGATAAAGCTTTTGCGTCACCTCGTATTTACCCAGGTAAAAATCGGAGACCTTCACCTTGTGCAGCGTCTCGTCGTTGACGCGCCAGTCCTCGTTTGCGGGGCTTCCCATGTTGAAAGTTCCGCCCTTGATAAGCACGAAGCCGTCGGGCGCAGGTGCCGCCGCAAAAGTTCCTGCCGTCATAAGGCCAATAAATGCGCAAGCGAGAATTCTGGCAAACATTATTTCAACTTCCCGTAGTCTTCGTCGCTCACGGGCTCAAGCCATTCGTTGCTTGTTCCTTCGCCGGGAACTTCAATCGCCAAATGCTGGAACCAGGAATCCGGAGCCGCCCCGTGCCAATGCTTGACGCCAGCCGGAATGTTCACCACGTCGCCGGGCTTCAGTTCCACCGCCGGCTTGCCCCATTCCTGGTAGTAGCCGCGACCCGCCGTCGCAATGAGAATCTGGCCACCGCCCTTCTTTGCGTGATGGATATGCCAGTTGTTGCGGCACGCCGGTTCAAAAGTCACGTTCCCGACACCCACCTGTTCCTTGCTGATCATGTCGAGATAACTCTTGCCCACGAAATACTTGGCGTAGGCGTCGTTCGGCTTACCCACCGGGAACA
Above is a window of Fibrobacter sp. DNA encoding:
- a CDS encoding SUMF1/EgtB/PvdO family nonheme iron enzyme: MFARILACAFIGLMTAGTFAAAPAPDGFVLIKGGTFNMGSPANEDWRVNDETLHKVKVSDFYLGKYEVTQKLYREVTGENPSSFKGDDLPVENITWLDAVRFCNKLSERDGRTPVYAIEGDAVSWNREANGYRLPTEAEWEYAARGGTTTPFYTKKAPGADDVNFYGHYPYQIEQNYFNDEVLETRPGVYRGNTLPVGKFKPNPFGLYDIYGNVGEWCFDFYGDYGVSAGSTSVTVDPAGKPSGTRRVHRGGGWNDFGKNLRSAYRGAMQQSSKSYNVGLRLAMNAGAGVKGTFVTQEAAGFKGEKAQAASNTKGASRALIVFYSWSGNTRGVAREIKKQTGFDMVELELVKPYSDDYNTVLKQAQNDQHKQARPALKKKPDAKKWADYETIIIGYPNWWASIPMPIATLLESYDFAGKRILPFCSHGGGRFGQSITAIAKLAPNAKIGEGLSVHYSGGSSLSKDVAKWLEKNGVKTK